The following are encoded in a window of Strigops habroptila isolate Jane chromosome 9, bStrHab1.2.pri, whole genome shotgun sequence genomic DNA:
- the PLEKHO2 gene encoding pleckstrin homology domain-containing family O member 2, with protein sequence MEQDTKEEVSEKPKPAPTAEKYGWIKKSSGGLLGLWKDRYIQLRKTQLVVYEDEDEQKCIETVELESYDKCQELRALLKRKNRFILIRSPGKKVHDIKFQAPTLEEKESWIKALNEGINRGKNKVFDEVKVDESLSLDHVTRDRVKMTHGRRPPTRSHLKEAAKSTSDGILRLDLDIVDNGPPNFDSTISESDYEPPQKETPKPPMPPTKPTGTKEKHDAENNVPDQEHKKPLSPPLPPDKKLKESITSKDNVDSKQEDSVSPEENVEESQATSEENRENLIEVSNRGIAKGPIPLPKSVPDKLKVAWDQPVSEPKNTEDSKSSGDSSEDNLAEIAAGDVTEPPVPPKVLSEKMLATMNSSHGDLESGGWEDLESGSSKLPVNGIADGEVAELTSPTVEPEEGNGRTSAEKEKQTSAEETDISLATETHHESVKATVDKKESGESSSCLKLRSSSLGDLLSDSKNTQRARPGPGFPKDSHQCLAKMEEKVANEREKAEKLLQKVLREGLEQAQEGNGPPVVAETLLNEAVEQLRQATQVLQEIKGLGELKKEATQKQKEKQKDLVTLYRRSAP encoded by the exons ATGGAGCAA GATACAAAGGAGGAAGTCTCAGAGAAACCAAAGCCTGCTCCGACCGCAGAGAAATACGGCTGGATTAAGAAAAGCAGTGGGGGGCTCCTGGGATTATGGAAGGATCGTTACATCCAGCTACGGAAAACCCAGCTCGTGGTCTATGAGGATGAG GATGAGCAGAAGTGCATAGAAACAGTGGAACTGGAGAGTTATGACAAGTGCCAGGAACTGCGAGCGCTACTCAAAAGGAAAAACCGTTTCATTTTGATCCGCTCCCCGGGTAAGAAG GTTCATGATATCAAATTTCAAGCTCCAactttggaagaaaaggaatcGTGGATAAAAGCTCTTAATGAAGGGATCAATAGAGGCAAAAACAAAGTATTTGATGAG GTGAAAGTGGATGAGAGCCTTTCCTTGGACCATGTAACTCGGGACAGAGTGAAAATGACCCACGGACGCAGGCCACCCACGAGAAGCCACCTAAAGGAG GCTGCCAAGTCTACATCTGATGGTATCCTGCGACTAGATCTGGATATAGTAGACAATGGACCACCAAACTTTGATTCCACTATCAGCGAAAGTGACTATGAACCTCCTCAAAAAGAGACTCCAAAGCCACCTATGCCACCCACAAAACCCACTGGCACAAAAGAAAAGCACGATGCAGAGAACAATGTTCCTGACCAGGAACATAAAAAGCCTCTGTCTCCTCCATTGCCTCCAGATAAGAAGCTTAAGGAAAGCATAACATCAAAGGACAATGTAGATAGCAAGCAAGAGGACTCTGTAAGCCCAGAGGAGAATGTGGAAGAATCCCAAGCAACAAGTGAGGAGAACAGAGAGAACCTCATTGAGGTCAGCAACAGGGGCATAGCAAAAGGTCCAATTCCTCTTCCTAAGAGCGTGCCAGACAAGCTAAAAGTAGCTTGGGACCAACCAGTCTCTGAGCCTAAAAACACAGAAGACTCGAAATCATCAGGAGACAGTAGTGAAGACAACCTTGCTGAGATTGCTGCTGGAGATGTCACAGAACCTCCTGTCCCTCCTAAGGTTCTGTCGGAAAAAATGCTAGCCACAATGAACTCCAGCCACGGTGACCTGGAATCTGGGGGCTGGGAAGACCTGGAGTCTGGCAGCTCCAAGCTCCCAGTAAATGGGATCGCAGACGGCGAGGTAGCAGAGCTCACATCCCCAACAGTTGAAcctgaagaaggaaatgggagaacctctgctgagaaggaaaagcaaacttcGGCAGAAGAGACAGATATTTCCTTAGCTACAGAAACACACCATGAGAGTGTAAAAGCAACTGTTGATAAGAAAGAGTCTGGAGAAAGCTCTTCGTGTCTCAAACTTCgcagttcttccctgggagaCTTGCTGTCTGATTCCAAAAATACACAGAGAGCACGTCCAGGCCCAGGTTTCCCAAAGGATTCTCATCAATGCTTGGCTAAAATGGAGGAGAAAGTTGctaatgaaagggaaaaggcagaaaaacttCTGCAGAAGGTTTTACGTGAAGGGTTGGAACAGGCCCAGGAGGGGAATGGACCCCCAGTGGTGGCAGAGACATTGCTCAACGAGGCAGTAGAACAGCTTCGGCAAGCTACACAAGTTTTGCAAGAAATTAAAGGGCTTggagaactgaaaaaagaagcaacacagaaacagaaagaaaagcaaaaggatcTAGTGACTCTTTATAGGAGAAGTGCACCCTGA